TGCTAAAGGGAACTCAACATATTTTGCTTTAATATCATCTAAGACTTTTATTTCAGGATTGATAAATAGTCTGTTGTCTGTAATCTTGTGCTCTTCTAAAAGATACTTTTTAATTGACACTATTCTATTATTTGCTAAGCTTTCTAATTCTTTTTTAGAAATATCTATTTTTGGTAATATGAGCGCTTTTATTTTAGCAGTATAAGATTTTTTATCTAATACCATTTTGTCATTTTCTTTTATCATTGATTTTGCTTTTAATTCTTTAAGTGAAACTTGCCCATTATATATAGATTCTAAGGCTAATAAGTATTTATCACCAGTTTTTATACTTTTACTTTTTTCAGAGATTAATCCTTCTAATTTTATATCTTGTAAGGCAATTTTATCTTTGATTTTATCATATGCAGGTTCAACTTTTAAAGCAAGATTTGGACGTTTTGCAAAAGCTTTAGCAATATTATCTAAAGTCTCTTTTTCTGAGTCAATTAAGTTACTTTCACCATAAACAAATTCAACCTTTTTTATAGAATCTTCACTAACACCTAAAATTGAGGCTAAAAGTGAAAAAGGAGAAGCAACTGATTTAATAATAAGATTTGTAAATACTTTCCAAATTATTGGTGCTACAGAAAACTGTGGATCATCTAAGTTTCCACTAATAGGTAAATCAATATCAATAATCCCATCAGAATCTTCTAATAAAGCAATTCCAAGTTCTAAAGGTAGATTTGAACCTTTGTTTTTATCAATCATCTTCCCAAGTTCAATTTTATCAATAATAACGCTATTTTGAGCCTTGAGGTTAGATTTTGTGATGTTGTAATGTAAGTTTAAATTTAATTTTCCCTGTTTAACTTCTCTTCCCACAAATTTATCTGAATAGGGAGTAAAACTTTTCATAGCTATATTTTTAAAAATAAGATTTACATCTGTAAGTATTTTTATGTCATTAAGATCAACAATTCCTGTAATCTTTGTATAACCATAATTGTCAATTTTACCTATAAGTTTCAACTCTGTTGGTTTTGAACTTTTTGAGTTAAGTTCTGAAAAATCACCATTTAACTTTGTAATATTAGTTTTAAAGGGTACTTTTAAACTTTTGTCTTCAAATAATAATTGAGCATTTTTAATATTTACAGGACCTATATCTAAATAGGTAGTTGATTTTTCACTTTTTATATTTTCTTTTTTTTCTTTTAAAACTTTTTCTTTAGTATTTTCATCTTTTCCCAATATTACTGAAGCATATGGATTGGGAATATCTACACTTGATAATTTTACTTTATCTTTAGCCTTTAGAAATTTGTGTAGATTTATTTGTATATCCTTAGCTTCAATTTTTGTGTTAGCTGCTTTATTATCTATTTTTATATTTTTTGTTTCAAAAGTTGATTCATCAACAGTTATATCATTATCCAAAACAGATAACTTTTTTAATAATACATTTATCTCTTTGGCATCTATTGTATTTTTGTTTTTTTTATCATCATAAGAAAAACTGGAATTATTTAAGGCAAAAGAGTTTAAATTAACTAACCAAGGTTTGTTATTTGTAGTTTCTTCTTTTTTTGTATTACTAGTGGGTGTATGGGAACTATTTATCAAATTATCAATATTTAATTCACTTTTTTTAGATGAAGATATATTAGCAAATAGTTTATTTAAAGTTATGTTATCAATATCTATTTTTTGTTTTGTGTAGTCAATATTTAAGTTTGTAAGATCAAGACTTTTTAGACCGGCAAGTGTTTCTTTGTCTTTAACAATATTTAAATCTTTTATTTTAAGATTTGCTTTGTCTATATTTAGTTCTATATTTTTACTTGTATCAAGTTTATATCCTAACTTTAAATTTAAAGTTGGATTATCAATAGTAAAGTTTAATAAGTCTTTTGTATATCCTAAATACTCATTGGCATGAAGATTTTCAAGTTTGATATTTCCATACATCTTAAAGGGTATAAGTCTTAATCCTCCATCAATAAATAGTTTTGTATCTTTGTTTATAATCGTATTAAGACTATGAGATGCTAAAGAGTTTTTGAAAGTACCTAAGTCATAAAAAGTATAGTTAAAATTATGTATATTTGTTATGGTTTTTTTAGAATTAAATATTTGAGTAAAAAGAAAATCTCCATTTATTATTTGGGCTTTTGTGATTTTAAACTCTGGAATTGAAGAGTTTTTATCTGTTGTTTTTGTTTCAGTTTTTGTTTCAGTTTTTGTTTCAGTTTTTGTTTCTTGTGGTTTTAAAAGAGATGCTAAATTAATATTTCCACTTTCATCTTGAATAATATTTATATAAGGTTTTATTAGGCTTATTTTTTTAAAACTAATATGATATTCGTGGATTGATTTAAGAAGAGAGAAGTCAATATTAAGGCTTTTAAATCCTATTAATTTTTCATCCTTATTTGATATAGAAAAACCATCAAGTTTTAAGTCCAAGGTATATGGATTGAAACTTACTTTTTCTAATTTACTTTTATAAATAAGTAAATTGTCAAGATTTTTGATTATTTGGTCTTTTGCAATATAAGGTATCAAAAAGAAACCTAAGAGAGAATAAATCATTAAAATAGATAATAAAATTTTAAGAAAAAGATTATTTTTCATAGGAAACTCCAAATAATTAGTTGATTCATTATAGCAAAATAAATCACAAATTTGTTACAATACCCTTTTTAAAGGAATTAGATGAATATTATAGAATTATTTCAAAAATTATTAAGATTTAAATCACTTACACCTGATGATGATGGAGCTTTTGATTTTATTGAAGAGTATCTTGGGGATACTTGGACTTGTATCAAAGTTGATATGGAAGGTGTAAAAAACAGATTTTATTATAAAAAGTTCAATGATAAAAAACAGCACTTATGTTTTGCAGGACATATTGATGTGGTACCTGTAGGGCAGGGTTGGGAAATAGACCCATTTGCAGCTGATATAATAGATGGAGTAATAAGTGCAAGAGGTGCCCAAGATATGAAAAGTGGAGATGCTGCTTTTTTATATGCTTGTAAACATGCCCAAGATTTTGATGGAACCTTAAGTATTTTGATGACAAGTGATGAAGAGGGTGAAGGAACTTACGGAACTATCAAAATGCTTGAACACCTAAAAGAGATAGATTTTATACCAAATTATGCAGTTGTAGCAGAGCCAACTTGTGAAGAGGTTTTTGGTGATGCTATAAAAGTAGGAAGACGTGGAAGTATAAATGGATATATTACTATAAAAGGTAAACAAGGACATGCAGCATATCCAGAAAAATGTATAAATCCAGTTCATAATTTTGCCTCAATTTTACCAAAACTAGCAGGGCATAACTTAGATGATGGCGATGAATACTTTGCCCCATCAAAGATGGTAATAACTGATATAAGAGGTGGTATGGAAGTTACAAATGTAACACCAAATGAATTAAAACTTATGTTCAATGTAAGAAATTCAACAAATACTACAAGAGAGTCTGTAGAAGAGTTTATACATGAAAATCTAAAAGATTTAGAATATGAGTTTAAAACAACACAAGGCTCTTTTCCTTTTGTGACAAATAAAGAATCAAAAGTAGTAAAAGCTATGGAAAATTCTATAAAAGAGGTTTTAGGAGTAACAACAAAACACTCAACCCATGGAGGAACAAGTGACGCCAGATATTTTGGAGCTTTTGGAATAGAAGCCATAGAGTTTGGTGTTATAAATGATACTATTCATAGTATTGGTGAGAGAACAACAGTTAAAGAAGTAGAAGGGTTAACTGCTGTTTATGAGGATTTGATTAAGAACTTTTAAATTTAATTACATTATGTAATATTTTTTATTATTTCTACAAAAGACTGATAGAATTACATCATATTAATTATGGAGTGATTCTATGGAAAGTTTAGCTCAAACAATAATTCACGATAAAATATATGAATTACGCGGACTAAAAGTTATGCTAGATAGTGATTTAGCGACTCTTTATGAAGTTGAAACAAGAAGAATAATGGAACAAGTTAATCGTAATATAGAAAAATTTCCTAACGATTTTATGTTTCAATTAACAAAAGATGAATTTGAAAACTTGAAGTCGCAAAATGCGACATCAAGTTGGGGCGGTACAAGAAAACTTCCTCATGTATTTACTGAGCAAGGCGTCTATATGCTTGCAACTGTATTAAAAAGCAAAGTTGCTACAGAAGTTACTATAAATATCATGCGTACCTTTACAAAGCTTAGAGAGTTTGCACTTACATATAAAGATATAGTAATAGAGTTAAAAAATCTAAAAGAAGATTTGAAACTAAATAAAAATCAAACAATAGAAAATACTAAACACATCAAAACAGCCTTTACAGGAAACTTTTTGCTAAAGCAAAACCGTATATACTAGTTTTGAACTACTTACTCAAATACTCGAAGATACAAAAAAGACAGATGATAAAGTGATG
This portion of the Arcobacter nitrofigilis DSM 7299 genome encodes:
- a CDS encoding DUF748 domain-containing protein: MKNNLFLKILLSILMIYSLLGFFLIPYIAKDQIIKNLDNLLIYKSKLEKVSFNPYTLDLKLDGFSISNKDEKLIGFKSLNIDFSLLKSIHEYHISFKKISLIKPYINIIQDESGNINLASLLKPQETKTETKTETKTETKTTDKNSSIPEFKITKAQIINGDFLFTQIFNSKKTITNIHNFNYTFYDLGTFKNSLASHSLNTIINKDTKLFIDGGLRLIPFKMYGNIKLENLHANEYLGYTKDLLNFTIDNPTLNLKLGYKLDTSKNIELNIDKANLKIKDLNIVKDKETLAGLKSLDLTNLNIDYTKQKIDIDNITLNKLFANISSSKKSELNIDNLINSSHTPTSNTKKEETTNNKPWLVNLNSFALNNSSFSYDDKKNKNTIDAKEINVLLKKLSVLDNDITVDESTFETKNIKIDNKAANTKIEAKDIQINLHKFLKAKDKVKLSSVDIPNPYASVILGKDENTKEKVLKEKKENIKSEKSTTYLDIGPVNIKNAQLLFEDKSLKVPFKTNITKLNGDFSELNSKSSKPTELKLIGKIDNYGYTKITGIVDLNDIKILTDVNLIFKNIAMKSFTPYSDKFVGREVKQGKLNLNLHYNITKSNLKAQNSVIIDKIELGKMIDKNKGSNLPLELGIALLEDSDGIIDIDLPISGNLDDPQFSVAPIIWKVFTNLIIKSVASPFSLLASILGVSEDSIKKVEFVYGESNLIDSEKETLDNIAKAFAKRPNLALKVEPAYDKIKDKIALQDIKLEGLISEKSKSIKTGDKYLLALESIYNGQVSLKELKAKSMIKENDKMVLDKKSYTAKIKALILPKIDISKKELESLANNRIVSIKKYLLEEHKITDNRLFINPEIKVLDDIKAKYVEFPLAIDIKKK
- the dapE gene encoding succinyl-diaminopimelate desuccinylase, whose product is MNIIELFQKLLRFKSLTPDDDGAFDFIEEYLGDTWTCIKVDMEGVKNRFYYKKFNDKKQHLCFAGHIDVVPVGQGWEIDPFAADIIDGVISARGAQDMKSGDAAFLYACKHAQDFDGTLSILMTSDEEGEGTYGTIKMLEHLKEIDFIPNYAVVAEPTCEEVFGDAIKVGRRGSINGYITIKGKQGHAAYPEKCINPVHNFASILPKLAGHNLDDGDEYFAPSKMVITDIRGGMEVTNVTPNELKLMFNVRNSTNTTRESVEEFIHENLKDLEYEFKTTQGSFPFVTNKESKVVKAMENSIKEVLGVTTKHSTHGGTSDARYFGAFGIEAIEFGVINDTIHSIGERTTVKEVEGLTAVYEDLIKNF
- a CDS encoding ORF6N domain-containing protein, which encodes MESLAQTIIHDKIYELRGLKVMLDSDLATLYEVETRRIMEQVNRNIEKFPNDFMFQLTKDEFENLKSQNATSSWGGTRKLPHVFTEQGVYMLATVLKSKVATEVTINIMRTFTKLREFALTYKDIVIELKNLKEDLKLNKNQTIENTKHIKTAFTGNFLLKQNRIY